The window GTTTAATTTCCAAATGCGTCGTCTAACTCCACCGTCTTTAGTCGGTGGAGTTAGATGGTATAAGCTTTAGCCTTACTAATATCGGTGCATACTTAAATCGTGAGGTAAAGGTATGGACGGTTATAGAAAAAAATAGCCATGTAATACTTGATATAAAATCCCATGTGACTTGGGTAACAAAATACAGATATAAAATATTGAGAGACCCTATAGCGATTCGAGCGAGAGAACTAATAAGATATGGTTATGAAGTTCGGGGAATAGTGGTTATGCTAGGTAATGTGGGAAAAGATCATATTCATTTATTACTATTATCTCCACTAAATA of the Lysinibacillus fusiformis genome contains:
- a CDS encoding transposase gives rise to the protein MELDGISFSLTNIGAYLNREVKVWTVIEKNSHVILDIKSHVTWVTKYRYKILRDPIAIRARELIRYGYEVRGIVVMLGNVGKDHIHLLLLSPLNMASSKTFIYLKRRSPR